The Culex pipiens pallens isolate TS chromosome 2, TS_CPP_V2, whole genome shotgun sequence DNA window TTTAAGATTTTCGAAACACTTTTACTAACAGAAAATATTACCCCACTCTTGCCAGTCAAGTCCGGATGAAGCGCTAGCTTGTGCTCCTTGAGCGCTTTTCGTCCTTTGAAGGATTCTCCACAGAAGGAACACTGCATTTCACGCTTGGAACCTTGGCGCGTATCCTTCGGGTTGGCTTTACGCTTGCGTCTCGGTTTTGGTGACTCGCCATCACAGGATTGCTGGTCCTCAGATGAACTGTGAAGTTCGTCTTTCAGATCCAGTGGTTCTCGCTTGATTTCCTCCTTTAAAGTCACGATGGCCTCAGTTGTCTTTGAAGTTACCAGTTTCTGAATAAAATTACACAATACCTAATTTAGTCATTAAAACtataaaagaaacaaaaaagaaatactAACTGCAAGAGGTTCGTCCTCACTGTCGGACGACGAGGATTCCCGCGCTTCCTGTTTCATTGCAACGGGTTTACCCGGAAGTTCATCATAGTTTGTCTCGATGAAATGTTTCGTATCACAATCCTGCTGTTCCAAGCTTTTCGGCTCATTTTTGGCTTCAATCGTCTCACAATTCAGTTCCTCCATCGCTTCACCTTCGGCGAACTCACCAGCAAGTGAATAGTCATGATCATTGtagtcaccaatcgattccacTTCTTCGTAATCCTCAACTTCATCGTTTAGTCCCAATTCATCCTGAACGGTATCTTGAGGTAGAACTCGTTCAATCTCCGTTGTAATCGTTTTCACAACGATCTGCGCATCAGCGGGAAGTCCTTCATAGTGAATCACCTCGTACTGCTGAATGATTTCAGGTGGTTCCGTCACTTCAATAGTCTGGATTATCGTTTCCTGCACGGGACCACCATCCCAATCAACCAGTTCGGTCTCATCAACCGGTTCAGAATCCTTTGCCGGTTTCTTCGGTTTCGGCACCCCCTTCCGGTTCCAGCCATTCTTCGGCGCCGCCACCTTCAACTGTTCCAGCCCCATCTCCTTCCAGTGGTTCCGTCGGTTGTGATTCTCCAGGTAGTCCGCCTTGTTGAAGCTATGGCAGCACATTTCACACTGGAACGTCCGTCCCCGTAGCTTACCATGCGACTGCAGCTCGTCTTCTTTCTCAAACTTCCGGTCGCAAAACCCACACCGGAACTGGAAGTGATCCTGGGCGTGAATCTTCCGGTGCGTCATCATGGCGTACACGCTGTGAAACACCCGTCCGCAGTCGGGACAAATTCGTTTCTGGTGGTTCCGCAAGTGCAGCCGCAACGTTTTCCGATGTTTGTACGTGACTCCGCAGATTTGACACGTGTGCGACCGTTCCGTCGTGTGGACCTCACGGATGTGTTGCTTCACGATCGACGGAGTGGCAAACAACGAATCACACTGGGGGCACTTGGTGCCTTGCTTTGTGTGACGGAACACGTGGCAGTCCAGGGCGGTTTGGCCGCGGAACCGCTTCGGACAGTGCGGACATTGATAGGGCAGTTCGCCGGTATGAAGCCTCATGTGGACTTTGAGCGTTCCTTTGTGCATGAAGCGCCGATGGCACTGTTCACACTCGAATTCTTTTATTCCGTAATGGATTTGTTCGTGTTGCTTCAGAGTGGCTCGAAATTTGAACCGTTTACCGCATATTTCGCAAGAAATAACCGGTTTGGCTGAATCATTTTTGTCATCATCTTTTTGCTGTAAGCAAGAAGttacgtttttaatttttttattcaatttataaaAACTAAAAGTTGAAGGTTTGTCGTAAAccgtttgaaaaaattaaaaataaaattctatcaGAATTCTACTAGAATTCGGTAGAAGTCGGATAAAATTCTgagtcaaaagtttaaaaaagtctATCAGAATTCTACTAAAATGCGTATGAAATTGTGAGTCAGAATTCTACCTCAATTCGGTCAGAGTCGGATAAAAGTCTAGTATTTCCGATTAAACCTCAACCGGTTCATGTTTTGGATCGTAAATAATTTCCTTACCTTCAAACTGCTGTCCTCCACTTCCAAGTCCGGTTTCCTAGGCCGCCCTCTCTTCCGAGATTCCAACGTCCGGCCTTCCTTATCGGCAACCGACGCAGAATCATTTTCACCAACCGGTAATTCTCTCGACTGGGATGCCTTCAATTTTGCTCTATGCTTTTTGTCAGATCGCTTTTTGGAGCCCTTTTCTTCACTTTTCACTAATTTCTCACTTTCACCAACTTCTTGGACCGATTTTTGCCGAGGTGGACGCCCTCGCGGCATTTTTATCCGGCACGGAATCACctgaaaattgcactttttgaTAAGAAATTTAATCCGCGGAACAACGCGATAACGCGATTAGAGCGGTTTCGAAAAACAAACGAAACGAGGTGTAAACACGCAAAACGTCAAAACAAACGAGCAAAGTTGCCAGTTCGTGGTCTTTCAAACCAAAGATGAGAATTACCCCAAATTGAGTACCAACAAATTAACTCATTTTCCACACACGATTAggttacaattttattttaaaattttaagcgtCTCCAATGAGTTCATGAGATTTAACATTATACCACAACCCCTCCCGGCAAAATCAGCCCTCCTCCGTGCCATTGCTGTCCTCGACGCGGCTTTTGTTCTTCAGCAGGTAGTTGGCCAAATACTGGATCGGGTCCTGGGGTCGCTCCTTGGCAAGCGCCTTCAAGCCCTGCAGCAGAATGGGGTTCACGGTTTGGTCCAGATATTGGCGCGTCGGTAGCGACTGCAAGTCTCGGCCCGATGTCTTGCGTCCGTTGTCGTTTGTCGATTTGTTCTCTTTCTCCATCATTGGGGCTGGAAAGAGAGGGAGAGGGAGACAAATTaaggtttttttattctttagaaATCTCTGAATAAAACTACACTTTTAAATTAATACTTGAAACGAAAACATTTCACCAGAGCGTAACATTCGatgtaaacaaaaaatttatGCAGCccatacaacaacaaaaatgctTGTCTACGTTTTTGAATAAgctaattctcaaattcttcttgaattccaaaattttaccatttttgcggCCATCTTAGATTACAGAAAAACAAATAGCTTTGGAACATATCTGGAGCCTTACGGCTTTGCGCCCCATAAAAGCGCGTTTAATGAAAAGCCGGATAGAAAATAAGGATAGAGAcccaaatatttataaaaattaataattcgTATATCGATTATCTAGAGTGATATTTTTACGAGGATCTCAGATAATCAAGTACAAACCGTaagaaaaaattctaaatatgtattcaaaatttataaattttctaatttttgatttaatttttttttaatttttgatttcaattttgaattctggagttttttttaaaaaggtccaataaaccagatttccagtttttgctttttgggtgtttttaaaaccgccttgagtcaggggtattaaaaaacacccaaaaagcaaaaacaaaaaaaatggtttattggtccttttaaaaaaaactccagatttgttttttttttcatttttaaatgtatCAAGCGATTGGTATTGAATAATGAATTTCTTCTGTCAAACTACTACTCGAATCGGATTTtccattatattttattttagttttctttgaatttcgtatttttttaaattataattaatatttgattttttttcaattccacattttttatttacaaaataataaaataataaatttaaaaaaactggagttttttttaaggtccaataaaccaaattttcagttttcactttttgggtgtttttgaaacacctaaaaagcaaaaactgaaaaattggtttattgaaccttttccaaaaaaaaactccagaaatattcttttttttcaattcttgaatttctggagcaatttttttttgtactcttATATTTTctacagttttaatttttaaattcttgaatttttaaatttctgaattttaagattttgaaattcagaacttttttaaattttggattattgtattatttttttatttcaaaatttatgaattttcacaattttttttagcaacatttgattttgttttaagaattctttaaatttctttattgccatgtttaatttttaattttttttttttgatatttggcgTTTCCTTGggcgtttcaaatattttaatctatGAATTTCTTTATTTCATGCCTGCATCCTACAAAATGTTAGTAGTTCCATAACTTTCTTCGCCAAAATATTAAGTCTctataaaaataattgtaaattctaaaactgaaaaattcaaaagttaaattaaaaaaaaaaagataaatttgaaataaaagcaaaaacatTAGGAAACAGAACATTTCAAATTCATGAAACGAAAACAAATAagatctgaaaataaaaataaaaaattcaagagTACAATAATTGAaggtcaaaaattctaaaaaaaatacaatacattGTAAATTGTAGTAAAAtcataaatctaaaaataaatccaaaagtttcaaagcatTCAGAAGTCacggattttgattttttccaagatcttatttttttatgaaatttgaaaatctgatttttgAATATGGTAAAACAGAATGCTTAAATTGCATTAACAGTGTGAAgtcaaaaagcaacaaaaaagtgttttttcatAACCGTGTAAAATTGTTATCATGTTGAATGTGAtctaatattaaaatttgtttttttaatggcaTTTAGCAATGAATTCAAGGGCAGTTTTACATGTTAAACTTTGCTggaataatttattaaatttacacagcaaattaaactaaataatgTCCACAAAATCGGGCTAATCACCGAACTTACCAAATTTCTTTGAAGCAGCAACGTTCGGCGTTCAATTTGTTTACAGTGCGAATGAGATCTAATTTCTGACATTCGCCGCACGGTCGTCAACGAAAATCAACGCACGCTAGACCGGCTGGCCACACTGGTTTGACACATCGCCCGTGAACTGTCAggcggaaaatatttttctttctaATCAGCGCTCGTGGGAAAAAATCACTTGTGTCGagtattttcaactaaatttagtgCGATTAGCGAAAATTAAGCGATGGCGGAGCTGCTCATCGATCCCAACATCCGCGGTTGGGTGTTTCTGCCGATTGTGGTCATCACCTTCCTGGTCGGAATCATCCGCCACTACTTTTCGATATTGATTTCCTCCCAGAAGAAGGTCGAGCTCACCCAGATCCAGGACAGGTGAGAATCTACCTCTTTGTATGTTGGAAGGGTTGACTCAAAGTCGGTTTTCTTCGCAGCCAAGCGATGATCCGGGCGCGTCTGCTGCGGGAAAACGGCAAATATCTGACCCCATCGTCTTTCGCCATGCGCCGACACTACTTCAACAACGAGGAAACCGGATACTTCAAGACGCAGAAGCGCGCCCCGCCAAGTCCCAACTCGACGGCGATGCTGTCCGACCTGGTCAAGGGTAACTTCATCAACGTACTGCCGATGATCGTGATCGGTGGCTGGATCAACTGGATGTTCTCGGGCTTCGTCACGACGAAGGTCCCCTTCCCGTTGACGCTCCGTTTCAAGCCGATGTTGCAGCGCGGAATCGAACTGGCCTCCCTGGACGCGGCCTGGGTCTCGTCGGCCTCGTGGTACTTCTTGAACGTGTTTGGTCTGCGCAGCATCTACACGCTGGTCCTGGGAGAGAACAATGCGGCCGACCAGACGCAATCGATGCAGGACCAGATGTCCGGAGCGGCAGTCGCGATGCCACAGGATCCGAAGGCGGCCTTCAAGGCCGAGTGGGAGGCGCTGGAGATTACCGAGTATCAGAACGCGTTGGCCAACGTTGAGGGTGATTTGCTGGCGGCGGCCTCGAGCGGATCCGCGGAGGCGAACGCCGTGTTCCAGGACGGGGCGCTGAAGAATTAACCCTTCCTCGACGGTGGAGGCGGTAAGTCGATTAGagaaaaattttgttgtttctaaCTAGCGGAAAAGTAAAGCATGCTCTCGCCGGAACATCATGTTTCTGCGAGCCTTAGGCTTATCACAATGCGTTTATATCAAAGCATTTCGGGTGAGACATTGAAATCTTGACGAAATACATTAATTTAGTTAGTCTAAGCTTGACTAAAGGTGTGTGTACGGAAAAGCGATGAAATAAATATCTCACAATTTATGGCTCTTGCTGTGAAATTTACTACGAAAGAACGTCCGCATTCAGACAAATTTCGATAAGTCTAAGCCACGAGTGTGTAATTGCAATATCCAGATAAACGGGAGCAAACTTACAAACTGAAGCAAGATGCAAGTGTTTGTTGAGTTTAACAAAACGTTATCAcatcataaacttatttttaccaaaatggTCGTTTTCACAAGATTGCAAATGGAATCTCAATAATGTATCAAGAAGTTAGATCTAGAGAGTcccttaaaaaaatccaaaattccatgaatatgaaaaaatgtatgttttttttttctagattatATTTTCTAGAAGCAAAATAATAATACACAATTGAATATTAAGTATAAggcaattttaaatattctttaaagttttttatttgttttgaacaaaatttaaaaaattattaaacaatagaatcttaattttaaaattttacagttatttaattttctagaatttaaaaatttgtggataagtcaatttttatgtacaacggcaaaaacacgattaaaacccatttctgatccctttttttcattttaatgcaaaaaaaaaattgcaagacAACTTTTCTTCGattgatcaactatggttcccttggaacgacTTGTCAAGATGGACGGcgtggttaatttttcaaaattggtttaaaaatccattttaaactctttgtggtcgtacaaagggtcattgtactgagaaaaataagctttatcgctgtgaacaataatatcagcaatctaagcttcattttaggacccaattatgggTTCAtcaaatgtttgaatttaaaaatatttgaattNNNNNNNNNNNNNNNNNNNNNNNNNNNNNNNNNNNNNNNNNNNNNNNNNNNNNNNNNNNNNNNNNNNNNNNNNNNNNNNNNNNNNNNNNNNNNNNNNNNNAATTTTGACATGttggaatttataaatttatggaTTTTCGTTAATTCCCTaattttacaagttttgaactaaaaaaatatatttttttatgtttagatttttttgagttGTTAAATATTCTTAATAtctgtaaatatttaaaaaaaatatttttttttattttaaatttttgtttttttaaatacgtgaaatagctgtatttttttattttaaaaattaaaatttgtatttcaatttttttacaaaagaaatAGAAATTAAACTGTGATATTTTAAGCAAGGCCATTTAAAATATCCTTCCAAGTTTATTTTGCTAATGAACAATGTTTAAATTATGAGCTTTTTAAATTTACGAAACcacacacacttagattttttaaccgaactcggtagttgaaaaatcggtaaagtttagatcggttaacaatctgtcaaaatgaacaaaattttaccgaattttggatgtacgatgaacaattatgaactttattactaatttcagtatttttttaccgaattcggtaattttcggtttaccgaactgttaagcaattgaaaattcggtaaaatttttcgaattctgtaaaaaatctgattgtgtagaattttaatttcagcattaaaaattttgaattttttaattagtaatagtagcagttattttagaaagttttttctgCTCTCGTTTAATCGACTGAAATTTATGGAAGTTATTTCATCCAATTGATTGTATTGAATTTATTTGTAGTTGTAAGTCTCTCCAAAACTCTGCATTCTGTCATTCGTTAAGCAAATTGTATTCTGATAAGTACctataacaaataaaaatgaattgaattgaattgaatttttgaagtctaatgttttttatttctggATTCTTattctttagaatttttggatctataattttagaatttataaacgtttggttttttttatatttccatattcttgatttttttttcgtttttaaagtattaaattctgggattttttatttgttgatctAGGACTTCGACATTTTAAAGTTCATAAatgtctggatttttttttaaactgctagttaaataatttttgagttagaaataaataatttttgattttttatattttgaattttcagatttttatttgtttttttttttggttttttatctttttattttattttcaaactttaacAGTTTGcttgtccgatttttttttgcaaagagtCAACGCTTGCATgtcaaacgcaaaaaaaatgcaggtttgtttgtttgtttgccgtactCTAATAACTCCTTCAGATAGTCGGAATAAAAATTCCGGTGAAAATCCGACCATATTTCGGTTTCCTAAGGTCCATCCTCGAAATCATttacaaaggaaaaaaaaaacctggatCGATTTGGGATCTAAAGTGGAGATAAAAGTGTCCAATAATTAGCTATCGTTGTCACAGGATAAGCACTTGAAATCTCAATTGTGTATcgaaaaattacattatttcatgaatttcctaaatttgaaacaaaatacagtccagactcgattattagaagtttcgattatccgaaggtttgacttcgaataatcgaatcacgaaaaaatcgtatttttttattttcttgcttttaacattaaattcatgttctgcaaccccatttttgTCAAATGTACTAATACAACCCAGAATGGTTGATTACCTaggtattaaataaaaaaaatccttttttcaatatttcatcaccgccatattggtcaTCACTTTAGAGTAATTTAGGGGTCCATTCTTAAGctcaataatcaaaaataagacaacgaaattttttttcctgattcgattatccgaagtgaaattttgccaaggccttcagaTAGTCCCGTCTAacacagtccagattcgattatccgtaggcctcggaaaaaaatcttcggataatcgtatcACGATTATTTTTCCGTTGTCTGATTTTTGATTGTCAAGCTTATGTATGACCCCTTAACTACTCTAAAATAATTGCGAATttaaaaatccaagatggtggccaaaatggcggtgatgaaatgttAAGAAAAGGCCTTTTGTACctaaataggcaatcaaccactcaaatttgagtaaaatggggttacagaactcgaatttgacttttattttagaatatttaaacgtttaaacgttttgaatctttaaataaacgattctagaatttttattttttttatttttgttgggtttaaatcttaacatttttgaattaataaatCTGGAATATTCGATGAcaaggaaaaaacatttttttttcttgattcaattgggtactaaagccctatgtaaatttttatgtacaacggtaaaaaacacgatcaaaaaccatttctgatcacttttttcattttaatgcaaaaaaaataatgacaagacaacattttttcgatggatcaactatggtccccttgaaacgaactgtcaagtaggagcttttctgtcaagaacagggtggccaccagatttcgattttcaatttcccggttttttcccggttttctcccgagacCAGAAGAAATTTTCcggaatgtttttaaaacaaatttcaatgttttttaggcTAACGTTAGTATCAACATACTTTTTGAACGCATACATTTGGTTCAAAGTTTGAATTCATAaagaaagctttcaaatatCTTGAGGACAAAGTTAGTCAGTTGTAAACGAAgccgtttttatttgtttccaaTCCAAACCTCTAATTTCCCTAATGATTGGAATTTTTCATCATCATGCTCTACAGATTTTACTaactcaaaataaataaaaataacgtttttattttttagaataacatTAATCATTATTAGAAAGCCGGAAATAGAATTTATaagaaaagatttgcaaaaattgtCATCAACATTTATGTAAATTCTcgtaaattttctttgaaaaaatgttttgtgaattcAAGTAGAACGATTTTTCCATGAATTATCAATTCCTGTGAattagttattattttttggcttAAATTATGTGAGTAGGTACTTTCTTTTTAAAAgtctttttgcatcattagtccaaacaaaaatgtataCACTTTGGTAGCAGTGCAGGAAAATTGccatacaaatataaaaaatcggtaggtaccttgaaatatttttttaataatctcttgttttttttaatgttcgatCTTTAGtctcgcaaaaagtttttttttcgttgacatttttattttcgtcaaatcttacattttttgaagactaatgattgcaaaataactgaactagtgtaaaacgcatttttaaacattttttcaatgttgagACAATggcttattttataaatttttctattatttgtTTTGCACTGCTGAATTTTTAATTGATGTTTGATTGAGACCTGAATTTTGAAGCATTGAAAATGTCgttaaaaatgtgtttcaatGCTAAATTAAATATGGTTGAAAAGGTAAATCTTGTTTCTAGAGTTGTTTAAAAACTTGTACTGGATAGGCCAAACAACGCCTTCAGTTTTCTTAATAaagcttcaaaataaaatgtattcctttatttcttttaaactaTCTACTgaaaatgtcaataaatttggagatattcCAATATTCCATATttgtaaaccaaattttcatttccgCAAACATTTCCCatatttctttttgaattttattttatgtaaatttctaATGACGGAcgaattgtttttgaaactgctcaaaatatacattcaaaagattttcacgaactgttttgatttcagatttaaaCATGCTATTTAATAGTACTTTTCAGAAGCTGTTgctttcttcaaaaaataataattcttttATATCTCTAAAAAATAGaatggttgagaaaattcttaactgctttcatttttgaacacttgaacacttcTTTTGGGGCctcggaaaatattttaaaggtgTGTTTTTTGAGTGACAAATCTTGaaccttaaataaaaaaaaaaatcctaattttaaCCTTATGCAAAACTAGTATTTTAGAAAAGAAAGGTCGAATTGACAATATCCACATTATAAAACATAAGatatttttactaacattttgaaTGGTTTGAATACCTAAATGGTAGATGgcacaatttacaaatttgaaacaaatattcgtagaagaaaaaaactcaaaaacggaGATATTCCAATATTCCATAAttgtaaaccaaattttcattgccGCAAACATTTCCCatatttctttttgaattttattttatgtaaatttctaATGACGGAcgaattgtttttgaaactgctcaaaatatacattcaaaagattttcacgaactgttttgatttcagatttatACATGCTATTTAATAGTACTTTTCAGAAGCTGTTgctttcttcaaaaaataataattcttttATAACTCTAAAAAATTGAATGGTTTAGAAAATTCTTAActgctttcatttttgaacacttgaacacttcTTTTGGGGcctcgaaaaatattttaaaagtgtgttttttgaGTGACAAATCttgaaccttaaatttaaaaaatatcccaaTTTTAACTTTatgcaaaactaatatttttgcaaagaaAGGTCGAATTGACAATATCCAAATTATAAAACATAAGatatttttactaacattttaaatgtttgaaatacCTAAATGGTAGTTGgcacaatttacaaatttgaaacaaatattcgtagaagaaaaaactcaaaaacggtggacttttcttcaaattcttaaaattgcttAACGAAtgtaaaaaagcaaattataggtttatcatttaaatattaaaaattcaccCGTTATTCACTGCACCTTAAATATGGTTGTTAGTTTGTTGCTTCAAatcaatttgttattttttgtctcttaaatattttgtttgggaCAAATGTCCGCCATTACGGGGTTTGTCTTCCGGACCACCTGAGACCGTTCGTGGTACTCccaggggtacatgtacccaaggttgagaaccgctgctgtagagcaaacaatttgctatattaaaaaaaaaacaacaaattcacCAAGTAAAAATATCATAGGttacatcagaaaaaaaatccatagccAAGATGCATGAGTTTATtacacaaattcaaacaaagtTTTCGCGAAGTCTTCATTTAAAATAACAGGAATAATATTCTATTTGAGAAAAGAACATTTTGAATACATTAAAGAggcttttgtcaaattttatataaactaaaaatattttcccggtttctcggtcgaattcccgagtttttcccggttttttcccggtttttttcccggtggataaaaatcccggttttttcccggttttcccggttttttcccgaggtggccaccctggtcaagaaggaccgcgaggttaattttttaaaattgatttaaaaatccattttaaactctttgtggtcgtacaaagggtcattgtactcagaaaaataagctttatcactgtaaacaataataatagaaatctaagcttcattttaggacccaattatccgaagtgaaggcctttggataatcgagtctggactaaaTGTTGCTCCATTTAATGTTTGGATCTATTATTTTTAtgctaagatttttaaatttcaaaattatagatttttgaatttgaatgggttggatttttttaatttataaatgttaggatttttcaattttataattttctgaaatttctatattttttttttttgattatttcttttttatttgttacttttgtttattttggtaatttgtaagtaaaaattttgagattttaaagtttttaagttttgaattgaattttgatttttccctgggctttgtcataataaGTGTCATAGGTTtaatgcttgtttggcaaatagtatgatttgattcgatgtggaattaaaatcgaagtgttcagtatattgctgaagcttccatttttacacatggacaccacttcccccccccccccccccaaataaaataaaatacataaataaatatataaataaataaataaataaatattgaatttcgattt harbors:
- the LOC120412682 gene encoding zinc finger and BTB domain-containing protein 17-like, with product MPRGRPPRQKSVQEVGESEKLVKSEEKGSKKRSDKKHRAKLKASQSRELPVGENDSASVADKEGRTLESRKRGRPRKPDLEVEDSSLKQKDDDKNDSAKPVISCEICGKRFKFRATLKQHEQIHYGIKEFECEQCHRRFMHKGTLKVHMRLHTGELPYQCPHCPKRFRGQTALDCHVFRHTKQGTKCPQCDSLFATPSIVKQHIREVHTTERSHTCQICGVTYKHRKTLRLHLRNHQKRICPDCGRVFHSVYAMMTHRKIHAQDHFQFRCGFCDRKFEKEDELQSHGKLRGRTFQCEMCCHSFNKADYLENHNRRNHWKEMGLEQLKVAAPKNGWNRKGVPKPKKPAKDSEPVDETELVDWDGGPVQETIIQTIEVTEPPEIIQQYEVIHYEGLPADAQIVVKTITTEIERVLPQDTVQDELGLNDEVEDYEEVESIGDYNDHDYSLAGEFAEGEAMEELNCETIEAKNEPKSLEQQDCDTKHFIETNYDELPGKPVAMKQEARESSSSDSEDEPLAKLVTSKTTEAIVTLKEEIKREPLDLKDELHSSSEDQQSCDGESPKPRRKRKANPKDTRQGSKREMQCSFCGESFKGRKALKEHKLALHPDLTGKSGPFVCELCGKKYATASSLVVHRGKHAEYQRFKCDECPKAFTYRCYLDNHKRAEHLHERLICQKCGKLFKYPQDLKVHTKQHEDEKPFKCDICPSSFRFPSALRCHKAMHVATIFSCDICQKQFKYANSLRVHKKLHTGKKRFQCQICDREFNTKAPLVRHLAIHSIEREMKCVACDKIFYKKIDLVIHQTKEHPNHPMIGRTVKIHTCPVCGQEFTKKSNLKSHSYIHGDEFKFACDLCEDQKFKQHAGLRHHLTHFHKLVIRKRKPKEEKGQDSGGLVEFEQPLVDTTVATKATLMPGVSVLHNGVQFMVQQVQCE
- the LOC120412688 gene encoding protein dpy-30 homolog, which produces MMEKENKSTNDNGRKTSGRDLQSLPTRQYLDQTVNPILLQGLKALAKERPQDPIQYLANYLLKNKSRVEDSNGTEEG
- the LOC120412686 gene encoding ER membrane protein complex subunit 3; translation: MAELLIDPNIRGWVFLPIVVITFLVGIIRHYFSILISSQKKVELTQIQDSQAMIRARLLRENGKYLTPSSFAMRRHYFNNEETGYFKTQKRAPPSPNSTAMLSDLVKGNFINVLPMIVIGGWINWMFSGFVTTKVPFPLTLRFKPMLQRGIELASLDAAWVSSASWYFLNVFGLRSIYTLVLGENNAADQTQSMQDQMSGAAVAMPQDPKAAFKAEWEALEITEYQNALANVEGDLLAAASSGSAEANAVFQDGALKN